GCTGGCATCGGTACTTGACCGTACGTACGAACCGATGGCATTCGTCGTCAGTCTACAGCTCGGGGATCCACCACACATCCGCCCCGTAAACCGGTTCCTCGACGCGGATTCGGATATCGAATTCAAGACCGATGTCCCCGACACGCCGAGCGACGAGTTACTCTCGGCCCTCTCGGATACTGGTGCGGTTCGAATTCTGGACCTGAAAGGACAGTACGGTTCGGACGTCGGGGCTCCCACTGATCCGGACCTCTACCGGCAGTTGTTCGAGACGTTCCCGGATGCACTCATCGAAGACCCGGCCGTCACGGATACGACACGATCTGTGCTCGACGAATATGCTGACCGAGTCTCCTGGGACGCCCCGATAACGGGTGTCGAAAGTATCCGGAACCTCCCGTGGGAACCAACTGCTCTCAACATCAAGCCGTGTCGGTCTGGGACGCTCGAATCACTCTGTCGTATTCTCGAATATGGCTTGCAACACGATGTCGAACTCTATGGAGGTGGAATGTTCGAACTCGACGCTGGCCGAGCGCACTCACAGGCGCTCGCCTCGCTGTTCTATCCAAACGGTCCAAACGACCTTGCACCACCGGCGTATCACACCTACCGAGCCGACAAATCCTATCCCTCGAGTCCGCTGGAGCCACCGGCCAAACCGGCCGGAATCGGGTGGGATATCAGATAACCACAATCACTCCGTTCCAAGGGAACTATATTGGAACAGAAGCATTCTTAGTCGCTACAGGCCGCACTCCGCGCTAATCGCGTTCGGACGCTGATTCCTCATCGTCTGTTCGATCACGACGATCACGCACACAACGTACGGTTGGACAGCGAGCTCTACGGGCTGCGCTGAATGGACGGAGTGCCTTCTCGACCACCAAACGTCGATACGGGTCCGCTGTCACGCTACGCGCTTGGTACCGCGAATATTCGTGAACTAGTGCTCACTGCCGCGGTCTACAACCTCGAACGATCCTTTAAACAGAGACTGCTATACCGGATTCAACAAGGCACAGGAGTCGAAATACTGCGGATTTGATTGTCTCATCAGGGTACTAGTTGGTTGCCCTCCTCATCATAGACGGTAATTGCATCAACGGGGCACACGCGACCAGCCATCTCGGCATCAAATTCTGCTCCGTCTGGAACATCTCGAATGTATAATCCTGGTTCCCTCTCGTCACTTCCAACAAGTGTGGCTTTGCCAGCATCACGATCTTCGATGAATTTCTCCCATTCATGGACGCAGTTGAATATCCCGGTGCACGTGTCTCGATCAAATTCAACATACATGATTATTCACACCTCGTGTCAAATTGTAACCAGTGGGTTTCATTAGTGAGTTCAAAATGCGCTCCGTTAGGTGAATATCTCGTACACCGAGGGTCGTTATCTCGGGTATACATCTCGCGGGATCACCAAGCCGTGATAGAAGTGTCATTCACAACTCATCGCTCTTCATCTTTCAGTAACCGTCACTCGCCACTCGTCGTCTGTTGCTTGAGATGTTTCATGAGTGTATCCATGTTCTTCAAGGACGGGATAGAGTGGTTCCGGTTCGTGGTCGGCGATTAGTACAAGCATTTCATCATCGGCAAGAACGTCAAGCGCTGTCAGTATCTCATCGAAGGGATTTCCAGTAGTTTCACGGCAATCAAATTCGTGGATTCTGTCGTCATCGGTGTCGGCCCCCATATTCTCTGATTCGTGTTGTAGTGGGATAATCATTCTGCCGATGATGCTCGCGTTGTCCGAATATCACCAATCAGAGATCCATACAAATGTGTTCGCGGGATTGCGTATATGAGAAGAGTGACAGCAGGGCACCTCCAATTCTGACGGCCGCTCCCATTCGAGTGGATAATCAGTCCTGATAATAGTATTCGCCGCTCGATTTTTGTTGTCGGTCGAGTTGACTGCCTGGCTTATTCACTCGAGGCCTGCCGGTTCGTCCGTCCCGGCGAAACGTGATTTCGAGGGCAGATAGAAACGCGTTCATGCCGTCCCGCATTGATTGCGGAGAATCTGCATAGCCACTCTGGCTCGGCTCACCCTCGAAAACGATCAACCGATCGGCAACTCGATCGATGACGAAGAGGTTGTGATCCACGACGAGCACGGGTCGATTCGTTCGTTTGCTGAATTGGTGAATCCGATCAGCGAGTACCACTCGACGGTCCACATCGAGGAACGCTGAGGGTTCGTCCAGGAGATAGAGATCTGCATCACGAGCGAGACATAGTGCAATCCCGACACGCTGTAACTCCCCGCCCGAAAGCGAGTCAAGTGAGCGAGTATACAACGATTCGAGGTCGAATGGATTCTGAATTCGTGTTTTGAATGATTGGGCGTGGATATCGGTGACTGATGCAAAGCGTTCACGGACTGCAACGTCGCTATCCGGCGTGATATACTGGGGTTTGTACGATACGAGGACATCTTCCGGAACCCGGCCACTATCGGGAGTTACACTCCCAGCAAGCATTTTCACGAACGTCGTTTTACCCAGCGCGTTCTCTCCGACGATACCCACCGATTCCCCGGCGTGAATCTGACCTGGTTCGACGACGAGCGAAAAGTCCGCGAACGATTTCTCAAGCTGCGGATATACAAGGGCCGGTTCGTTGTTTCCGCTGTCGCGAGAGCCAGCCGACGGGAAGTCGATTGAGTGACGCCGAATTTGGACGTTTTCTTCCGATAATTTTCCCTCCAAAAACTGGTTGATGCCCGTCCGTACTGCCGACCGCTGGGCAACGACGCCGAATCCCCCTGGTTCACCGTACAAGACGTGGATCGCATCAGAGAGTAGGTCGAGCGTCGCAAGGTCGTGTTCTACGACAACAGCCGCGGAATCGGTTTCCTGTACGTGACTGCGGATCGTCCGTGCCACTGACAACCGCTGTTTGATGTCCAAAAACGACGAGGGTTCGTCGAACAGATAGAGATCCGCCGTCCTCGAGAGAGTAACCCCGATAGCAACTCGCTGTCGTTCACCCCCGGACAGATCAGACAGCGACCGATCGAGGATGGAGCGGAGACCAAGTGCATTGACGAATCGATCCGGATCGTCAGAACGGGAAACGAGCAGTTCGCGTACCGTATCAGCCTCGGTCTCGTGGAGGGAGTCGACCCGTTGGTCCTTGTAAACGGTGACGACCGACTCGTCTCGGAGTTGTTCGAGATGAGTCTGCAGGGTCGTCCCCCGAAACGATTCAATCGCCCGGTTCCAGTCTGGCCCTTCACCGCCCCCGCCAAAATTTGGCACTTGGCTACCAGACAAAATGTCCAACGCAGTACTCTTCCCGATGCCATTGCGGCCGAGAAGGCCGATTACAGAACCATCGTCCGGGATGGGGAGATTGTACAACCGGAATCCGTTCTCACCGTACTGGTGGACGAGCTGTCCGGTTTCCGCCGGAAGTGGAATAATTTGGATCGCGTCGTTAGGGATCTTCTTTTCGATGAGTTTGTGCTCGGCCAGGACGTTGGCGTCGTCGATGTGAAGTTCACCATTCTCAGTGACGTGGAACCCTTCGTGTCCAGACCGATTCAGCGGATCGTATTTGACCGCGATATTTCGTACTTCGTCGGTGACCTCATCCTGGTCGATGATTGCGACGTATTCTTGCCTCCGTCCGCTTTGAGGCCCTGTCATGGATTACTTAAACCATCAGTCCGAGTATTCATTGGTGACTGTTGCGGGGGAATATCCCGGTAAACCGAGTGGTACGTGGTGAATTTGGGGTGCTCGATCACCGATGCCGATCAAGCAGGTCAGACGACGGCTTCCACTCGGCGTTTTCGTCAAAGTACTGTTCGACGATCGGGTCGTCGGGCATCTGGCCTGTTTGACGCTTCTCTTCGCTGTAGGACGGTCGCCCTTCTTCCACGAAGAACCGGCCGGTTAGAATTTCTCCCTCGTGGAGACGCGTATCGGCTTCTCGCATCATTTGCGCCGCGTCGTCACGGTCGTGGACGTCGAACTCGAAATCTTCGGAGTCCTGAACGTCGATGTAGGGCACGTACTGCTTGGCGTCCTTGTTCCACGTCGGACACTGAGTGAGGAAATCGACGTGGGCGAAGCCGTCGTGATCCATCGCTTCGACGAGGATTTCCGTCGCCTGCCGGGGATTAACCGCTGCAGTCCGTGCAATATACGTCGCACCCGCATTGAGGCCCCACTCCAGTGGCCGGATCGGGTTCTTCGCCGAACCGGATGGTTGCGTCTTGGATTTGTGTCCCTTCGGACTTGTCGGCGATGTCTGTCCTTTGGTCAACCCGAAAATCTCGTTGTTGAACACGATATAGGTCATATCGTGGTTCTCGCGGGCTGTGTGCGTGAAGTGATTGCCACCGATCCCGTAGCCGTCGCCATCGCCACCCGCGGCGACGACCTCTAGGTCGGGGTTCGCGAGCGTCGCCGCCCGCGCGACCGGGAGTGATCGACCGTGAATCGAGTGGAATCCGTAACTCTCGAAATACGACGAGAGCTTGCCCGAGCATCCGATACCCGTGACGAGCAATACCTCGTCGGGGTTCTTGCCCCGTTCCACCATCGCTTGCTTTAGCGTCTTCAGGACGGCAAAGTCCCCACAGCCGGGACACCACGTCGCCCGCGGTTCGACGCCGGGGGTGAACGCGTCTGTATCTACCTCTTGATCTGCACCGATTGCGTTGAATGCACTCATTGTGGTTACCTCGAGTTGGTTGCTTTCGTTGGTTCGAGACGCGTCGTCGGTGGCGCCACACTCGGATCGTCGGTAATGACGGCACGGACACCGTCGACCACCTCAGCAGGTTCGAAGGGATTGCCGTCGTACTTGAGCAGACTATACAGCCGATCACCGTACGCTCCCAGTTCGCGCTGTACTAAGCCCCGGAATTGCCCGCCGGAGTTCATTTCGACCACGACAGCTTCCTCGACACTCTCGAGGAAGTCAGCGACGTCAGATTCCGGGAACGGCATCATTTCGCTTACCCCTAGTGCCGAAACGGAGTAATCAGTCTCGTTGAGTCGATCGACCGCTTCGAAGACAGTACTCTGTTGACTTCCCCACACCAGGATTCCGTAGCGGGCATCTTCTGTCCCGTATCGGGTCTGGTGAGTCCCCGTTTCGTCGAGTGTCTCGCGAATTGCCTCCTGCTTTGCCCTCCGTCGGTCGACCTGTCGACGGCGATTTTCGGGATCTTCGCTGATGTGGCCCGCAGGGTTGTGCTCGTTTCCGGTCGTCAGGAATCGGCCACCTTTCTGGCCGGGAAGTGTTCGCGGTACGACGCCATCGTCAGCGTCGTACTGGAAGCGGAGATACGATCCGGACGCGTGGTGTGCGGCGTCTTCGATTTCTTCCTCCGTGAGAACTGTGCCTGGATCCGGGTCAGGAGCTGATTCCGTGAAGACGCTGTCCGGGACTGTCCGATACTCCCCCGAGAGCTTCTGGTCGATGACGACGATCGCAGGGAGCTGGTACTCGTAGGCCAGTTCAAACGCTCGACGCGTCTGTTCGTAACACTCCTCGATTGTTCCCGGTGCGAAGACGATTCGGTTGGAATCGCCCTGGCTGGAGTACAGAACGTGGTCGAGGTCGCCCTGTTCTGGCTTGGTCGGCATTCCGGTCGATGGGCCGCCCCGCATGGCCTCGACGAAGACGACCGGTGTCTCAGTCATTTCGGCCGTTCCGAGTAACTCGGACATGAGTGCGAACCCACCCCCTGAGGAGCCGGACATCGCCTTTACACCTGCGTGGGACGCACCGATCGCCATCCCGGCAGCGGCAATCTCGTCTTCGACCTGTTCGGAAACACCACCGTACTCGGGGAGATGCTGGGACAGAATCGTGAACACTTCCGTCCACGGCGTCATGGGATAGCCAGAGATGAATCGGCAGCCGGCATCGAGCGCACCGTACGCGACGCCGTGCGATCCGGAGAGGAGGACCGGAACCTCCTCGTGCGTTCCCTCCGGAAGGACGACGTCGTGGTCGATTTCGTGTTCATCCCGCACTTGATCGTACGCTGCTTGAAGGATCGTCAGATTCGCCTCGAGTGCATCGCCGCCCATCGAATCTGACATCAACGCTTCGATGGGATCGAGATCCAGCGATATGAGCGCCGCCGTTGCACCGACGCCCGCCGTGTTGCGCATCACCTCACGACCGTGTTCTGTCGCGATGTCCCGAAGGTCGAGCGGATAGACGTGCCAATCGTGTTCTGCAGCGAGAGCTTCGAGTGACGTCTCAAGCACGCTATCGACGTCGTCGATGTCGATCAGCCCTTCGTCGTAGACGATGATGCCCCCATCACGGAGGTCATCGAGGTTTTCTACGAGGGGCTTGACTTCCTCGTTTCCGTAGTAGGCCTCCTCGTCCGGGCTCCGTGCAAACGAGTCGCCCAGCGCCAGGAGAAAGTTGTATCCGTCTCCTCTGGATCGTACTGGCGTCGCCTTCGATCGAATCTCAGCGTACGTGTGGCCACCACGTATCCGTGATGGATAGTGACGATGGGTGAATACGTGGAGGCCCGACCGCATCAGTACTTTCGCGAAGTTCTGACTCGTCGAGTCGATGCCGTCGCCGGACCCTCCTGCGAGTCGCCAAATGAGTTCGTTTTCTGTCATGGTGTCTGGTGTCTCATCGTATTCGGGATACATGGCGGGGTTGTAAGTAGTATCACGGGAATATACTCGTCTCGCTTATGCGAGACATCAGAACGAATAGGTCCGGTCTCGGTGGTCGAAATCCCAGACCCCGCCCCGGTCATCGTAGAACTTGCGTCCGACGAACGACTCGTCTAGATTCCCGAGGATGGTCTGATACACGTCGTCAACTGACTCGTAGCTTCGTTCGTTGGTGGTCTTCAGCACGGTCCCAACCGTTGTGGGTTCTCCAGTAGGAGGCCTCAGTTCCGCCTCACCGAGTTCGTCGATGAGAGCATCGTGCGTAATGGGAAAATCGACCTCTCGCTCACACAGACGCTGAATTTCAATCGGTCCCATATGCAATCCTCGTCCGCCACTCCGATAAGGATTGGGCACTGTTGACAAGATTCGTGTGAGATATTATCACGATCTGAACCCGCACTACCTACGTTCTCGACGATCGGGTAGGTACCCCGTCGATTTGAGTCCGGACAAGCGACCAATTCCGCCTGTTCCCAGCTACCGGTAACGCCGTTCAGAATGGGGTTCCCTCTTCTGCGGGATCCGACGACGCCTCCTGATCTTTGGGTTCGACCTTGCCGACGAGCACCCGGAACTCCCCGGGTTCCTTCTGACGGTACTGCCAGTGGAATTCTGGCCCTTCCTCAGAGGTGAACTGGTGGTAGAGCGGCTTTGGATCGTGGTCGTTGACGAGGACGAACGCTTCGCCTCGTTCGAGGTCGTCGTACGCTTGGAAGATCAGCTCGTGGCGACGGGCTGGCGGATACTCCCTGACGTCGAGTTCCTGACTGACTTCGACGGGGAGGTCCTCGTCAGCTCCGGACGATGCTTCCTGGTCTCCATCGAGCCCCTCGCTGGCGTGGTGTACGTGATGGGCATCCTCGCCGGCACAGGAGCTCGCCTCGGCGTCTTCATCGTCGACGTCCGCGCGCTTCGTGATTCGGACGGCGACGCGCCCCGGTTCCTGCTCAACGATTCGCCACTCGAAGGCGTCGCCATATCGCTGCTGGAACTCCTGTTTCAGCGGCCGGGGTTCGTGCGGAGCAACGATCTCCATCGCTTCGCCTTCGGGGATCATCCCGTATCGGTGGTGAATCGACGGGTGTCGCTCGGATTTGGGGATCTGACGAACGTCGTACCGGGTGATGATGTCGTCGTCCGGCGCAGTCGACTCCTCGGTCTTCTCGATGGCGACGCGCCACTCACGTCCCCCTTCGTCCAGATATTCCCACTCGAAGGTGTCACCGCGCGTCGATTGGAGCTCGTGGTACAGTGGCTTCGGGTCGTGGTCGTTGACGAGCACGAACCCTTCCTCGGGGACGAGTTCGTCGAAGCCTTCGAGCAACACCTCGTGGCGTCGCTGTGGCGGCATGACGCGGACGTCGAAGTCCGGGAACGCGTCGGCGGCGAGGTCACCCTCCACCACGATTGCCACCCGAACCTCGTCTGCTTCCCTTATCACGTCCCACGAGAGCTGGACGTTACGTTCGATTTGATACCGCAGCAACGTGAAGCCGGGCACCTGATCTGCGATCAGATGAAACGTATCCCCCGCTTCGCCATCGTCGAACTGCTCGTAAAGGCGATCTCGAATAGCGTCACGAGACGCACCGGTCAGGTCAATCTCCGTACCCATACTATCGACTTTAGGGCCAGGGTGGATAGGCACTGGGGCGAACACTTCCACTGACACTTCGCAGCGGCCACCATACAGTTCGTTCTCCGGCTCAGGTCAGCAGCCCGACGGCTCGTCACGGTGGCTCTTTATTGTTTGATCTGGCGTGTCCTCGATGGGTCCTCTCGTGAAACACGTGGAGATCGAGCGGCGACCCTGTCCGATCGGTGGGACCGGCCTGTGCGGCCACCTTACCCTCTCTTTCGTTGTACGGTGAGTCTAAATCCGTAGTCTCGATCCGTGGTGTGACGCCTGGCCAATCGTCCGGAACGACCCCCACGAGTTCAATTCGATCCATCCCTGCCACGTGGTGAGCGGATTCGAGGTGGTCATTGGCGAGCACCCAACCGCCCGCTCGCAAGTTCCGCTCTACGATTGCCTCCTCGACGAGTCCTGCATTTCGAAGGATGATCACGTCGGCGCCGCCAGCCACGGAATAATCTGTAGCATCGCCCCAACGGGCCGCATACCCCGCTGCTGCCAGGTCGTCCATCGCCGCCACGTCGGCGTCGACGTACGTAACCCCGGCCTCGGGAAACGCGACCGATGGGCTCACATCGTGACCCGACCCAGGGTGGTACACGACATCGGCGTCGATACCGAACCGGTTGGCGACGGCTCGGTACTGGGCGGTTCTGTCTGCAAAGGTGACTGGCGACGAACCGGCGTTCATCGACAGCCGGCGGGCGGGACACAGCTCGGCTGGCAGCAGGTAGTCGCGTTCACCCGTCTCAGGGTGGGTTCCATACCCGGCTGCATGAACCGCCAGTGTCGCCTTCCGCACCGGTTCGGTTGCGTCGACGACTTCGGACCAGTCAGAATGCCTCCGATCTCGGGCTCGCTGAACGTACCTCGCCACCGCGTCGCTGGCTACGTGGTAGCGATCAAGGACGTCGTTTGCGATCTCGGCGCCTGACTCCTGAGTTACTTCTTGCATCGTCGTGTCCCGTTCTGCCGGTGTAGCGTGGTCGTCGTTCGAGAGTGTCTCGCTTGCGCCCCGCCAACCATTGAGAAACGACTCATAGTCTGCGAGTGCGTTCCGCAACCGCTCGGCAGCGGACAGAAGGTCACTGACGGTGGTCGTCATCTTTCGGGTGTCAAGTCACGGCTGTTCGTTCGCACACTCATACTCGACGCGGACGATGTGACCACCGCAGTTGCACTGACAGACGTACTCCCATCGGACAGCGTCGCCGAACGTTCCCCCGAGTGGTTCGTAGAGATACTCTTTTGGGTGTCCGTGTGCCTCGTGAGTGACGAGCTGGACGAGAGATCCCTCGACGGTATTCTCGACCGCTGTGATTGCCTCCTCGACCAGTAGCTCTCGGTCTGCCGCGTGTTCGGGTCGCTCGAGGTCTGCTGCCCACGCGCTCCCGTGGACGTGATCGGTGACCGGTTCGGTCCCGTGGTTCTCGTGATCGCTGCGGGTGTCGGCCATTGTCGAAACTACCACGGCTATAACCATAAACTCACGAACGAACGTCCTCGGCGCGAACATATCCGAACGAGAATTTAGGAGACGACGGTACTAACGATCTCACAGGAATGATAGTCGTTTCTAACCGGGTTACCGTTCCGGACGAGCGGGTAGAGACGTTTGAAGAGCGCCTCCGAACGAGTCACGGAATCGAAGACAGGCCGGGGTTCCGCGGGATGACCGTCCTCGCACCCGTCGACGCGGAGGGCCACATCACCATGACGTTCTGGGAAACGAGAGAAGACTACGAAGCGTGGCGAGAAAGTACCGCCTTCGAGTCAGCACACCAGGAGGCATCCGCGGAACGGGCCTTCAAGAACAAGAATAAGGTGGAGATTCACGAGGTCGCTGTCGATCGATCGACGACAGAATCACCAGTACACGTCAGTGGGGAGTGAGAGTTCCGTGTCCCCAATTGTGGAGCGCGGACCCAAACGGCCGTTAGTCGATACGGTTCTCCAGTGTGGATTCGCCCTCCAACCGATGATCGATACAACACCGCGTCGGATCGACTTGACAACATCATCCGACCTATGGACGTGATGAGACGAGGGTGGACGTTCGGTGTCGGGTTCGCAATCATAGGAGCACTCGCCGTCGTCGCCGTCCGAGGGATCGATTCTGTCCTGCTCGGTGCGGTCGTGGGCTTTTTTGTTGGTAAGACGGTTCAAAGTCTCCTCCTGACGGTCGGCGGCCTGTAGATCCAATGACACGTATCTATGGGTCGCGGCTATGGAATAGAGTCGTTATTGGCTCCGACATGGTCCAGGGCAGCAGTGATTTGGGAACGATCGATCATTGCTAGGTTGAGTGAAATGGAAGATACAGAAGACGTGGAGCGGTATTTGTATCTGATTCGAACGAGGCCGGGTCGGGACGAGTACGTCGTTGCCACGATTCGGAAGTACTACGGGGAGTTGCTAATCGACGTGGAGACTGACCCAAACGGAGGTGAGAACTGTCTCATCATCATGGCTGTTACTGAAATCCCAATCGAGGCAATCGAACGCATTGGGGAGGTCGAGACAGTTAACCGGTTTTCTGCCGGAGCCCAGTAACCGCCCGATCTATCTGAACGTGCGACAGGCCATACACTCGTACTGGGCGAGAATGCTCTCCGATAAATTGGGTGGATATCCTCGACGGTCAATGATACTCGGAACAAATTCGCGTGAATCGTTACCAGGGTTCGACATCAACTGTCAAGACGATATGGACTCGATTGCTACCGTACCGGTCACCGATACTGTCTTCGAGTGCGACAACTGCGAGAACACGATCGTCACCGTCCTGGAAGGAACCGCTGGGGTCGATGGAGTGTCCATTGAGACGGATGATCGAGTCTTGTCGATCGCGTACGATCCCGAGACTACTACCGACGAAGAGTTACACGACCTCGTCGAGACGTGGGGATATGCACCCGAGTGATTTCGGCCCTCCTCTAATCGGACCCTGAGATCCTACGCACGACGGTAATGACGTAGCCGCCACAAGTACACCGGCGATGTCGGGTCACAGCGATGTCGGGGACTGTTGATCGCAGAGGATCGAGAAGGTAGTCCGTGGGATCGCCGTGACACTCGTGGGTCACGAGGTCAACGGGAACGCCGAGGCGAGTCTCTTCGATGGCGTCGATAGCCTCCGCGACGACAAGACGGCTGTCGTTCGCGTGTCGATCCGACTCAAGATCGGCAGCCCACGGTTGGTCGTGCTCACGGATGGTAACTGGTTCGCGCCCGTCAGCTGGATCTACCGACATCAGTATGACCCCACTTTCGGGAGGGATCGAATCGCGATCAACTCGGCTGGAATCGCTCGAAACTTCCACATAGTCGTCGATATCACCGAAACCTTGTGATAGTTGGTTCGAACATATACGCGGGTCTCACGAATTTCATCGCTCGAGGGATCCTCAATCACCACGTTCCGTTCCTTGATGAACGGCGGCAAACCCGGAACTACAGACTCGTTTCGCCGCGAGTCGGGACGTTCGATCATCGGCACATCGGTCGATAACCAGACCGTCGTCGCTCAAACGATGTGAAGTTCGTACCCGTCGTCGACGAGCCCCGCAACGTCCGGGGCGTGCTCGGTCCCTTGGATTTCAAAGCCCTCGGCCTCGACGGCGTCAGTGACCCCTTTGAACGTCGCACAGTGATCGCAGACGCCAGCAATCAGTCCCAGATCCTTGGCGTCCTCGTAGGCCCGAACCGCCGGATCCGGGTGGTCCTCGATCCCATCAAACCAGTAGGTCGCCGCGCCGTCGAAGTACACGGCAACCTGGTGGCCCGCCTCGTCGAGCTGACGTGCGTAGGTAAGTGGATTGGCGAATTTCCCCGGCGTCTCCGGTGAGGACAGGAGCAGGAAGGCGTGTTTTGCCATAGACGCATCGACGTTGGATGGCCAATTCCGTGGGTATGGAGGCGAACATATCCAGTCGATCACTACCTCCACGAGTCGCCGGTCGGAAACATTCGGACCAAAGCTCTTCGCCCGTACACGCCAACCACCAGTCGTATGCGCGATACAGTCTCATCTCGCTCGACGGAGAGACGAACAGAGAGGCCGGCAAGGTGGTCGCTGTGACCGAGACGAACTTCGACACCGAACGGGCCTACGACGACCGTAAGTTCAACGCCGTGGAGGTCTTCAAAAGCGACCGAATGAAGGTTGTCTGTGGATACTTCGAGCCCGGTCAGTTCATCCCCGTACACGCTCCATCGAGCGACGTCGCGATACACGTTCACTCGGGGACCGGACGCGTCCGCGACGGCGACGACGAACACGCCATCGAACCTGGCGACGTGGTCGTCGTCGAAGCCGACACCGACCGCGGGATCAAGGCTGACAAGGATAGTCGGCTCGAAGCATTCCTGGTTACTGCCCCGCCGCCGACGGACGCCGAACACGACCCCGTTCGCGAGGGGATCAAACAAGGAGAATTCGACCCAAGGAGTGCGTGACAATGGTTAAGATCGAATCCATCGGGGATCTGGACGGAGCGCCCCACGCAAACGTCTTTCCCGACGCCGAACCGAAGACGATCAGATTGACGCTGGATGCGGGCGAAGCGGTAGCGGCCCACGACCACCCGGACCGCGAGATTGTCCTCTATCTGATCGAGGGAGCGATCGAACTCACCCTCGACGACGAGGAGTACGACCTGAATGCGGGCGACATCGTTCGTTTTGACGGGCGCCGGGAAGTCTCTCCACGGGCAATCGAACCGAGCGTCGCACTGATCGTCCTCGCTGAACGGTCGAGCGACTGATCGCGATCGTTGATTTCGACCGCTTCGACGTATCAGCCCGGCTGGAGGAGCCGGTCAGTTCTCGTGGATGCGAAGGTACGTAGTGTACTCGGTTCTGAGCAGTCCGGTTCGATCTTTCGTGATTGCAATCAATTCGTGGGGCGTCTGTTCAGCCAGCTGTGGATACTCCGTTCGAGCACGTTTGTCAGTGCTCTTCACGACGAGGACCGATCCGTCGTCGAGGTCTTCGAGCGCTTTTTGAACGCGTACGATACCACTCGCGCAACCGCGACCCCGATTGTCTACGACCATGTCGGGAGCGATGTCCGGGTCCGTCGTAGTATCCGTGACTTCAGTCATCGGTAGACACGACGCTGTCAGTCTCCACCCGCGACGCTCCGATCTCCTCGAGGTCACA
This genomic stretch from Halomarina ordinaria harbors:
- a CDS encoding ferredoxin; amino-acid sequence: MYVEFDRDTCTGIFNCVHEWEKFIEDRDAGKATLVGSDEREPGLYIRDVPDGAEFDAEMAGRVCPVDAITVYDEEGNQLVP
- a CDS encoding DUF2249 domain-containing protein, giving the protein MGADTDDDRIHEFDCRETTGNPFDEILTALDVLADDEMLVLIADHEPEPLYPVLEEHGYTHETSQATDDEWRVTVTER
- a CDS encoding ribosome biogenesis/translation initiation ATPase RLI yields the protein MTGPQSGRRQEYVAIIDQDEVTDEVRNIAVKYDPLNRSGHEGFHVTENGELHIDDANVLAEHKLIEKKIPNDAIQIIPLPAETGQLVHQYGENGFRLYNLPIPDDGSVIGLLGRNGIGKSTALDILSGSQVPNFGGGGEGPDWNRAIESFRGTTLQTHLEQLRDESVVTVYKDQRVDSLHETEADTVRELLVSRSDDPDRFVNALGLRSILDRSLSDLSGGERQRVAIGVTLSRTADLYLFDEPSSFLDIKQRLSVARTIRSHVQETDSAAVVVEHDLATLDLLSDAIHVLYGEPGGFGVVAQRSAVRTGINQFLEGKLSEENVQIRRHSIDFPSAGSRDSGNNEPALVYPQLEKSFADFSLVVEPGQIHAGESVGIVGENALGKTTFVKMLAGSVTPDSGRVPEDVLVSYKPQYITPDSDVAVRERFASVTDIHAQSFKTRIQNPFDLESLYTRSLDSLSGGELQRVGIALCLARDADLYLLDEPSAFLDVDRRVVLADRIHQFSKRTNRPVLVVDHNLFVIDRVADRLIVFEGEPSQSGYADSPQSMRDGMNAFLSALEITFRRDGRTGRPRVNKPGSQLDRQQKSSGEYYYQD
- a CDS encoding thiamine pyrophosphate-dependent enzyme — its product is MSAFNAIGADQEVDTDAFTPGVEPRATWCPGCGDFAVLKTLKQAMVERGKNPDEVLLVTGIGCSGKLSSYFESYGFHSIHGRSLPVARAATLANPDLEVVAAGGDGDGYGIGGNHFTHTARENHDMTYIVFNNEIFGLTKGQTSPTSPKGHKSKTQPSGSAKNPIRPLEWGLNAGATYIARTAAVNPRQATEILVEAMDHDGFAHVDFLTQCPTWNKDAKQYVPYIDVQDSEDFEFDVHDRDDAAQMMREADTRLHEGEILTGRFFVEEGRPSYSEEKRQTGQMPDDPIVEQYFDENAEWKPSSDLLDRHR
- a CDS encoding 2-oxoacid:acceptor oxidoreductase subunit alpha gives rise to the protein MTENELIWRLAGGSGDGIDSTSQNFAKVLMRSGLHVFTHRHYPSRIRGGHTYAEIRSKATPVRSRGDGYNFLLALGDSFARSPDEEAYYGNEEVKPLVENLDDLRDGGIIVYDEGLIDIDDVDSVLETSLEALAAEHDWHVYPLDLRDIATEHGREVMRNTAGVGATAALISLDLDPIEALMSDSMGGDALEANLTILQAAYDQVRDEHEIDHDVVLPEGTHEEVPVLLSGSHGVAYGALDAGCRFISGYPMTPWTEVFTILSQHLPEYGGVSEQVEDEIAAAGMAIGASHAGVKAMSGSSGGGFALMSELLGTAEMTETPVVFVEAMRGGPSTGMPTKPEQGDLDHVLYSSQGDSNRIVFAPGTIEECYEQTRRAFELAYEYQLPAIVVIDQKLSGEYRTVPDSVFTESAPDPDPGTVLTEEEIEDAAHHASGSYLRFQYDADDGVVPRTLPGQKGGRFLTTGNEHNPAGHISEDPENRRRQVDRRRAKQEAIRETLDETGTHQTRYGTEDARYGILVWGSQQSTVFEAVDRLNETDYSVSALGVSEMMPFPESDVADFLESVEEAVVVEMNSGGQFRGLVQRELGAYGDRLYSLLKYDGNPFEPAEVVDGVRAVITDDPSVAPPTTRLEPTKATNSR
- a CDS encoding DUF2249 domain-containing protein: MGTEIDLTGASRDAIRDRLYEQFDDGEAGDTFHLIADQVPGFTLLRYQIERNVQLSWDVIREADEVRVAIVVEGDLAADAFPDFDVRVMPPQRRHEVLLEGFDELVPEEGFVLVNDHDPKPLYHELQSTRGDTFEWEYLDEGGREWRVAIEKTEESTAPDDDIITRYDVRQIPKSERHPSIHHRYGMIPEGEAMEIVAPHEPRPLKQEFQQRYGDAFEWRIVEQEPGRVAVRITKRADVDDEDAEASSCAGEDAHHVHHASEGLDGDQEASSGADEDLPVEVSQELDVREYPPARRHELIFQAYDDLERGEAFVLVNDHDPKPLYHQFTSEEGPEFHWQYRQKEPGEFRVLVGKVEPKDQEASSDPAEEGTPF
- a CDS encoding CGCGG family putative rSAM-modified RiPP protein: MADTRSDHENHGTEPVTDHVHGSAWAADLERPEHAADRELLVEEAITAVENTVEGSLVQLVTHEAHGHPKEYLYEPLGGTFGDAVRWEYVCQCNCGGHIVRVEYECANEQP